TCGTACTGAATATGGGCTATATATATTTTCTGCTTGTATATATTCACGATATGTCAGGCTTGGTGCAATGACTTATATGAGATGGAGTTGGACTTTGGTGTTTCTGACCAATTTTTTGTCCTACTAATTTGACACCAATAATAATCAACTCTTTCATTTGTGTCCCTTAATATATTTGAGAAGTTACATAAATTGTtgcgtgaaataaagaaaaatgtGTGTTTAAACTTGGTTGTAGCCGTTTCTTTCATATTTCAGTTGTAAGCTGATTCATGCAGAAAACTTTGTGTTTGGTAATCTCTAAGGAGCTCACAGTTTTTGTATAAGTATTCTATCCCTGGGGTTCTGATACATCTTGTTTTCACCCCCCCTCCCCACTCCCCCAACTCCCCAGCATAGACTATGCATTACTTAACTGTGTAGTTTTAAGAAATAAGTGGAGGTTATAAATAAATTTTGTTGCAGCGGTTCTATTATCATGTGAAGTTTccatttataaatataaataaatgtCATTTCGATTCATGTATATATAAATTTTGTTGCAACGGTTCTAGTATCGTGTGAAGTTTCTTGCTAAGAAGTAAGAAGAAATGTTTATTGCCAAGTTTTTGGGTATCTGTATTATTAATCATTAGTTTCTTGACGGTTGCACTCAATGGAAAACAAACGTAACTGTAAAATATGTTTAATTGAGCCAGATAATGCTTTTCAGGTAAGATTCAAAATCAATGGTTGGGTGATGCTGATCTGCTGCATTCTAGATGATATTCCATTGCAACTGAAGTCAGGTCACTTGAACATAAAAAGGAAGTTGGACTTGCAAGCCTAACTTTATCTACAAAGATTGACTTTGCTGCAGCCTGGAGCAAGTGATGTTTGTGATTGGAACCCTGGACTATTTTTATGTTGTATCCTGCAAAATTACGCAAAATTTGCATCGAGTTATCTTCTATTGGGCGGAGATGACCATCTTTGCAAAACAATAAGTTTGTTCTCCATAGTACCTTGAATTTTAGCAAAAGTCTTTGTAATGCAAGTGATTGTTGGAATCCTGTTATAAAACTAAGCTCACAGTAATTGTATGTATAATGTTTTTTTCCATTTTGTTGTTGCTGTCCGAATCAGAGAACATTGAAATTGTGATTTGAGATGATTGGGTAGAGGCTGAGAATGAATTTGGAATTGGGATTGAAGGGGAAATAGCAGTCATCGGCCATCCCCTAATCAATTTTTACAACTTAGAAGCCAAGGGATGTTCAAAGTGAGACATGCCTTTTGTTGCGTGCCCATAACTTCTTTCCTCACATTGTAATATCACCAAAAAAAAACATTTCTTTTCCGTTTCAGACACAAAATTCTTCTATTagtatataattattattttaagtTCATTGATTatagaatatttattttaatatgaTAACAAATGATTTGGTAAATTAGTCTCTGGAGGTTTAATAAATGTGAATAACTTTTTTAAATTGCCTAAAATTTTAATTAATGATTTTACAATTTTTGAATTGCATAATACTTTTACATAATCTTTATAATTGTAATTATAACATGTTACACAGTTTTTAGTTAAGAATTTTTTTTGCCTGATGtcaaatcttaaaataagtaatttatgaATTACAATTAATAACTGACTTACAAGTAATAAGTAGATAAATACTTATAcgttatataagtgtttggataatttcaCTTATAAGTcggattttttttatttaaataaatcaaaaaaatattttaaaaatataatcatattatttcatgaattttaaattagattaacatttaaaaatatattttttttaaataaagttaataaaaaaataacaaaTCAATATAAATTGAGAAAAAAATACATCGTTACTAACCTTCAACTTATTAGTTTATAAGTTGAAAATTCGACTTATAAATTAGCAAACACTACCACTTACGGATTTATTATATACTTTATATAATTAGTATAGGAAAGTTTAGGTATTATCTTAATATGGCATGATTGTGAGGGTAGAGATTGTAAATTAGAAGTATAGTCTTGttaaaacaaacaacaaaagaaacaatttaagtgaccatttcaaatcTACTAGAGTTTATAAAACGGCAAAAGATACAAATATaaaaatcacaaaataaatatcaaataaaaatttaaaaagaaGCAAATAAAGTTGGTAAACATAACACAAAAACTAGTTTTCATATAATAGAATAATTCACATGTAATTGGACGTACCAAAATTCACCCATATATATTTTCCAACAAAAatgtttttaatataaaaaatagacaaattatatttaaatttaaaatattcaCCATTTGAAAATTATAGAGtgaaaaaaataagaatttaataaattaaaagtTATGAAAAACATAAATTTCAGGAGTAAAGTAAGATATGGTGAATTTCTTTCAAATAAgaataaaaatttcaaaaaattaaataaaaataatatataaatcaTCTCATGCATCGCACACCGTATATAAGCGATGTAAAAGAGTTAAGGGAGGTGAACAAAACTTAATCATTAGATGGAGTCaagaaaaacaaaaaattataattaaataaatatagaactaaatatttagaaaaatacaataataaaaattatttataataaaatattttaatattaaaattacaaTAACAATTTTTTTTGAAGAACACATAATACTTAAAAAAATCAGTAAAACATAATTTATAAATTAACCCGTACATCAACTTATATGTTATTGGCCAAACATGACCGTAATAAGTTGTAAAATACAATCACCAACATAGGAAATTACTTACTTAATTTTAGCCTCTCCCGAAAAACAATTATTATTCTTAGAAAAAAAACAACTACTTAAACTACTATTTATTCTGAAATATAAATGCTTTTGTCTTAAAATTAAAATAACGTGTGCATTGACTGGCTATTACACAGAGGCCTTGAATATTCTTGGTATCTTTCTGACAATCTGTTTTTAATACCAAAATAAAGAATTAAACATACAATTACAGACATCATATCACGCGTGACAAAACCCTCTTCTGTTCCAACTATATAGGCAACGCATATATAGTTACATACATACAGGCTACAGCCCTGTCTTTGCAATATACACACAGAAGAACAAAAAGAACTAGAACAAGAACAACAACACATTCATTCATTCAATCTATTTATTCTCTTGGTATGCTCTCAATTCTTGTATTTAATTCTAATCTCATTTTGTATACGTAGTAACTTTTTTATTTAATGGGTGTTGATTTGAAGTGTTTTCTTGTTGAATGTGGTTTTCTAATACATGAATTTGTATGTTTTTTGTGTAAAGATTCAATCTTTAGGCTTGTTTTGATTGGGGTTTTTCTGGGTTTTGCATATTTCAGTGTGTTTCATTCAAAGATTGGAGCTTTTATGGGAAAGATTTGATTTTGCCCAATTTTTGTTTGTTAACTTTTTTTTTTGAGTTATTATATACTATGTGTTTTAGGGATTTTTTTTACAACTTGAATTTTGCTTGTTATTTTGACATGTTTATTAGTAATGTAAAATGTGATTGCCCTATCAAAGTAGTTTTCAATAGTTTTGACCATATGTTGGACTATATCATTGTGGTGTTTAACAACTTATGAACAAGTTACTttctttttaataattaaatgaAACCATCTTTGAATGTTTTTGTGTTTGTAGATAAAGTTGTGGTATAAATCATTAATAAGAATTGTTTTTTAATTATGCAATAATGTTATTTTTTTGCCAACCTAGATGACAAAAGAGAAATAAGTTCCTTGCTTCTTTCAAAATGTCCTAATGAGTCATTTTTAAGTTATATTGAAAAGATGAATTTAGACTTATAAGTTGGTTATTTATCATCCTATAGTTTCACCTAAAAAAATGTGCTTTTAAAAAAAACTCTCTCAATTGGTTTGGCAAGGCTGTTCAATGTATTAGGTGTTTTTTAAAGAAGGTATGTCAACTTGTCACATGAATGGCCAAAGAAAGTGGGAAAGAATGTAATTTTGTGACAAGTGGGAAGTCAATAATCAAACACATATTGCTTTGTGATTGGTATTTTTTTTCAGCTTCATAGGCTTTATCTTTGCATCACATAACTTTTTTAGCTTACTTGAAGTAATAATTCCTGGCCAagtattttttttttaaaaattctgaaGTTCTATTTCTCATAATCTTTTAACTTTATGTGTTTTTAATTTACTCCTCTTTTGGATTGTCATTTCAAAGTATATCAACTAATTCAGCTCCTATATTCTTGTGGGGTGTGTTTGGGGATCAAATTTGGTCGGTTGCTGATAGTTTATATATTGCTTCTTGCTTTGTTGTCAATGCTGTGTTGACAGccttaatttttttaaaacaaatataaTACACCCACAACATGTATGACATAACAAGGCATGCTTATCGAAATGTCAGATTCTAAAATCAGttttgcttcttttcttttccaTGTTTCTTTGTTCATACATTAAATACACATTAGCCTGTCAAGGATTGGCCTCATAAATGGTTATCAATTTCCATTTTATTTCTGCAGATTTTCAATTTCAATCAAGGTTATGGCTTTGTTTCTACAGTAATCAGAATTTGAACTTGGGAGTGGTTTTGCCATCATTAGCCGTAACTTGATTATTTTATAAGAGATTGTCAGCTTGTCAACTTTTATGGCCTCTTTAGCTGGAAGCCTTCAAAGACCATTCCTTGCAGCCTCTGCTGTTGCCGCAGCTTCTTTATCAACTGATCTTCATGACAAAATAAAGCCATCCAGTTTATCAGATACTGATACTTCTTTGGAACATTCAAGTTCTACCTTACAGTTGTCTTACAAAATGAATTCTTCAAGGGTATCTCAGTTGTCTGTTTCCAAGCTGTCTGACTTATCTTTTATTGCCAGGACAAGAGTACCCGTTCCTTACATAAGATGCCCTCTTCCTATTACATGTCAGAGTTCTATCTCAAACTCTTTATTCTCTTCCATTGTCGCTTCTCCAACCCTTATTAATCTATATACCTCTGCAGAGTTAGCCAAAGCTAAGCCGACTGCATATACGCCTAATCTCCCTATACAGCCATTATCTGAAGACGTATTATATAAATGGCATTTGCCCCAGCCTAATACCTGTGATGTAACTGAGAATTCTGATTGTTCATTGGCCAAGTCCAGGACAGTAGTGGTTTTGCTTGGATGGTTAGGTGCAAAGCAGAAACATATGAGGAAGTATGCAGAATATTATACTTCAAAAGGATTTCATGTAATTACCTTCACCTTTCCCATGTCTGAGATTCTAAGCTATCAGGCTGGCTTGAAAGCTGAAGAGCATGTAGATGTGCTTGTGAATCATCTGTCTGATTGGCTGGAAGAAGAGCAGGGAAACAATCTGGTGTTTCACACTTTCAGTAACACAGGGTGGTTAACGTAAGATTTCCCTCTTTTAAATTCTCTAGCGGGTTCTTGACTTTTTCCAAACTACCTTTTATGATAATCGTATTTGTTATTCTTACAGATATGGAGCAATTTTGGAAAAATTTCAGCAAGAGGATGATGCCTTAATCGAGAGAATTAGAGGATGTATTGTTGATTCAGCTCCTGTAGCAGCCCCTGATCCACAGGTAGATGCCGCTTGCTCACAAATGTCATACTTGTTTACGTAATGATTAATGAGCTTTAGAAGCCTACATCGACATAGTTGTGGTCTGGGATTTATACAATGACATTCATTGTTTTTGAT
This sequence is a window from Apium graveolens cultivar Ventura chromosome 9, ASM990537v1, whole genome shotgun sequence. Protein-coding genes within it:
- the LOC141686977 gene encoding uncharacterized protein LOC141686977; the encoded protein is MASLAGSLQRPFLAASAVAAASLSTDLHDKIKPSSLSDTDTSLEHSSSTLQLSYKMNSSRVSQLSVSKLSDLSFIARTRVPVPYIRCPLPITCQSSISNSLFSSIVASPTLINLYTSAELAKAKPTAYTPNLPIQPLSEDVLYKWHLPQPNTCDVTENSDCSLAKSRTVVVLLGWLGAKQKHMRKYAEYYTSKGFHVITFTFPMSEILSYQAGLKAEEHVDVLVNHLSDWLEEEQGNNLVFHTFSNTGWLTYGAILEKFQQEDDALIERIRGCIVDSAPVAAPDPQVWAAGFSAAILKKQSVATKQDNAAHRSDVEVSGRSYVSREAKPAFMEAALQVVLERVFEVVLKLPAVNGRLSSLMGQLKTGQPSCPQLYIYSSADKVIPAEYVESFITEQQKIGRQVRACNFISTPHVDHLRNDPELYTSQLTQFLEDCLLSSKQDP